The Phragmites australis chromosome 15, lpPhrAust1.1, whole genome shotgun sequence genome window below encodes:
- the LOC133892500 gene encoding uncharacterized Rho GTPase-activating protein At5g61530-like yields the protein MPLAQSPQWRRKATDFFSTSSFKLKQAGQSAGDNIADVAGKVGSVVKSRWAVFQEARQRHPSSETVQERFITAAASTGVLLRKGISETKEKVAVGKVKVEEAAKKTADKSKTILNNIERWQKGVASTDVFGVPIEATVQREQSGKAVPLVLVRCADYLVISGLNSEYLFKSEGDRKVLQQLVSLYNEDSGASLPEGVSPIDVGALMKCYLASIPEPLTTFVLYDELRDARVSIPDLRNILKKLPNVNYMTLEFVTALLLRVSRKSSLNKMDSCSLAVEFAPLIMWLQGDAGTDLRNHLKLTLKPPPKIVDTTSNTATWDLLDEDDEDASSQIPLDDASPPDYSSIEVIQCLIEHHNAIFTDANETVWR from the exons ATGCCGCTGGCGCAGTCGCCTCAATGGCGCCGGAAGGCAACTGATTTCTTCTCTACCTCCA GTTTCAAGCTGAAGCAGGCAGGGCAATCTGCTGGGGATAATATAGCTGATGTTGCTGGGAAGGTTGGGTCCGTGGTGAAGAGTCGGTGGGCTGTCTTCCAGGAGGCTAGGCAGCGGCATCCATCGAGTGAGACAGTGCAGGAGCGTTTCATCACTGCTGCTGCCTCCACTGGGGTGCTTTTGAGGAAGGGCATTTCAGAGACAAAGGAGAAAGTTGCAGTGGGAAAGGTCAAAGTTGAAGAG GCTGCTAAAAAGACCGCAGATAAAAGCAAGACTATTTTGAACAATATTGAACGCTGGCAGAAG GGAGTCGCGAGCACTGATG TCTTTGGTGTTCCTATTGAAGCCACTGTACAACGAGAGCAATCTGGTAAAGCAGTGCCCTTGGTGCTAGTGAGGTGTGCAGACTACCTGGTTATATCAG GTTTGAATAGTGAGTACTTGTTCAAATCTGAAGGTGACAGAAAAGTTCTTCAGCAATTAGTTTCGCTTTACAATGAAG ACTCGGGTGCATCTTTGCCTGAAGGTGTTAGTCCTATTGATGTCGGTGCACTGATGAAGTGCTACCTTGCCAGCATCCCTGAGCCACTTACTACATTTGTGCTTTATGATGAGCTTAGAGATGCGAGGGTTAGCATTCCTGATCTTAGGAACATATTGAAGAAGCTTCCAAATGTAAACTACATGACACTAGAGTTTGTTACAGCGTTGCTACTTCGAGTAAGCCGTAAATCGTCACTTAACAAG ATGGACTCTTGTAGCCTTGCTGTGGAATTTGCACCTTTGATAATGTGGCTGCAGGGCGATGCTGGTACAGATTTGCGTAATCATCTCAAACTTACCCTAAAACCGCCTCCAAAAATTGTGGATACAACATCAAATACCGCCACATGGGACCTGTTAG ATGAAGACGACGAGGATGCCTCGTCCCAAATCCCCTTGGACGATGCTTCGCCCCCAGACTACAGCTCCATTGAGGTCATCCAATGTCTGATTGAGCATCACAACGCCATTTTCACTGATGCTAATGAAACTGTATGGCGATGA
- the LOC133893236 gene encoding large ribosomal subunit protein eL15z-like, whose amino-acid sequence MGAYKYVSELWRRKQSDVMRFVQRVRCWEYRQQPAIVRLTRPTRPDKARRLGFKAKQGYVVYRVRVRRGGRKRPVPKGIVYGKPKHQGITQLKFQRNKRSVAEERAGRKLGGLRVLNSYWVNEDSTYKYFEIILVDVAHSAIRNDPRINWLCKAVHKHRELRGLTSAGKKYRGLRGKGHRHHKNRPSRRATWKRNQTLSLRRYR is encoded by the exons atgg GGGCGTACAAGTACGTGTCGGAgctatggaggaggaagcagtCGGACGTGATGCGGTTCGTGCAGCGCGTCCGGTGCTGGGAGTACAGGCAGCAGCCGGCGATCGTCCGCCTCACCAGGCCCACACGCCCCGACAAGGCCCGCCGCCTCGGCTTCAAGGCCAAGCAG GGGTATGTTGTTTACCGTGTCCGTGTCAGGCGTGGTGGCAGGAAGAGGCCTGTGCCTAAGGGTATTGTCTACGGCAAGCCCAAGCACCAGGGTATCACCCAGCTCAAGTTCCAGAGGAACAAGAGGTCTGTTGCTGAGGAGAGAGCTGGACGTAAGCTTGGTGGACTCAGGGTTCTCAACTCCTACTGGGTGAATGAG GATAGCACCTACAAGTACTTTGAGATCATCCTGGTTGATGTGGCTCACAGTGCCATCCGCAACGACCCAAGGATCAACTGGCTTTGCAAGGCTGTGCACAAGCACCGTGAGCTCCGCGGTCTCACCTCTGCAGGCAAGAAGTACCGTGGCTTGCGTGGCAAGGGTCACAGGCACCACAAGAACAGGCCCTCAAGGAGAGCCACCTGGAAGCGCAACCAGACCCTCTCCCTCCGCCGCTACCGTTGA